The uncultured Cohaesibacter sp. genome segment CATATCATTGGATCGCCGGAATGGGTCGCGGATTGCGCGCGCAGATATAAGAGCTTCAACGTTCGCACAGGCAAATATCTCGCCCGGTCGGGGAAATATCGTTTCTGCAACTAAGGCTCACACATTAAGGCTCACGGGGCCTTTGCAAAAAATTGCATTTCATTGGATTTGATAAAGAGAAAGGGACCGAGGCTTTTGGCGTCGGTCCCTTTTATTTTTTCCGCTGCGGGGATAATCCCGCCACATCTTCTTATCCGCCGATCACACCTTGCCGTTTTAGAGCGATGGCGTAGAGCGTCATGGCAACGGAGTTGGAAACATTGAGGCTCTTGATCGGGCCGGGCATGTCGAGGCGGGCCAGAGCGGTGCATTTCTCGCGGCTGAGGCGACGCAATCCCTTGCCTTCGGAACCGAAAACCAGTGCCGTCGGGCGGTTGTCGTCCTGCTCGCTGAGGATGGTTTCGAAGGGTTGGCTCTCTTCAGAATCAAAGCCGATCACGTCGAAGCCGCCATCGGCCAGATCATCAAGAGCGCGGGCAAGGTTGGGCACTGTGACCATCGAGATCATGTCGAGGCCACCGGACGCAGTTTTGGCCAGCACACCCGATTCTTCGGGGCTGTGGCGGCCAGTCATGACGATGGCTTCGGCACCAAGCGCCACGCAAGAGCGGATGATCGCACCGACATTGTGTGGGTCGGTGATTTGATCGAGGACCACGACGAGCTTGCGGTCGAAAATGTCTGAGATGTCGAGTGGGGGCAGGGGATGGGCGATCAGCACAGCGCCCTGATGCACAGCGTCGGGGACCAGAAGATCAATGTCTTTCGGGTTGGCGGTTTCCACCAGACCATCAAGCCGAGCGGGGTTGCCGCCGATTTTGCGAATCTCATCCACCAGCCGCGCCTGGGCGTTCTGAGTGGCATGCAGGCGGATCAGGTCGCGCTCTTCATTGGCGACTGCACTGGCAATTGCATGAATGCCGAAAATGCGGACTTGGTCATCCTGTGCCCGGCGCTTTGGGCGGCCTGCGGCATTGGCTTGCGCTGCCTGCCGTGCCTTTTTCTGTTTTTGGGAGCGATTTTTTGTCATGGGGCGAGTTATGGCGGATTTTCGGCAAAGAACAAGCGAAAAGCTGCTCAATGTCGGGCTTTCCCTTGCTTTTTATGACATGAAGGGGCGCGGAGGACTGTGTGAGCCCTATCATCGGCCGTATAATATGGCGCGTTCGGGGCGGAGCTGATTTGCGTTGATCGCTGCGCCGGGGAG includes the following:
- a CDS encoding RNA methyltransferase, producing the protein MTKNRSQKQKKARQAAQANAAGRPKRRAQDDQVRIFGIHAIASAVANEERDLIRLHATQNAQARLVDEIRKIGGNPARLDGLVETANPKDIDLLVPDAVHQGAVLIAHPLPPLDISDIFDRKLVVVLDQITDPHNVGAIIRSCVALGAEAIVMTGRHSPEESGVLAKTASGGLDMISMVTVPNLARALDDLADGGFDVIGFDSEESQPFETILSEQDDNRPTALVFGSEGKGLRRLSREKCTALARLDMPGPIKSLNVSNSVAMTLYAIALKRQGVIGG